Proteins found in one Allorhizobium pseudoryzae genomic segment:
- a CDS encoding FAD binding domain-containing protein, translating to MYATSYHRASSVGEAVNLRSSQEEGRYISGGMTLIATMKQRLAAPSDLIDLRHINDLKGISVEGRAVRIGAGTPHAEVAASAALRAVCPAICALAGMIGDPHVRHMGTIGGSVANNDPAADYPSAMLALNATIVTDRREIAADDFFVGMFETALDEAEMITAIRFEAPEKAGYAKFANPASRYALTGVFVAKFATGVRVAVTGAGSNGVFRVAEMEAALAASWSPESVAGVSVDPGMLMSDMHATSEYRANLVRVMAKRAVQAA from the coding sequence ATGTATGCCACCAGCTACCACCGTGCCTCCTCTGTCGGCGAGGCCGTCAACCTGCGCTCCTCCCAGGAGGAGGGGCGCTACATCTCCGGCGGCATGACGCTGATCGCCACCATGAAACAGCGTCTTGCAGCACCCTCGGACCTGATCGACCTGCGCCATATCAACGATTTGAAGGGCATCAGCGTCGAGGGGCGCGCCGTGCGGATCGGTGCGGGGACCCCGCATGCGGAGGTCGCGGCGTCCGCGGCGCTGCGCGCCGTTTGCCCGGCCATCTGCGCTCTCGCCGGCATGATCGGCGATCCGCATGTGCGCCACATGGGCACGATCGGCGGTTCGGTCGCCAACAACGACCCGGCGGCGGATTATCCCTCGGCCATGCTTGCCCTCAATGCCACGATCGTCACCGACCGGCGGGAGATTGCAGCCGACGACTTCTTCGTCGGCATGTTCGAGACGGCACTGGACGAGGCGGAGATGATCACCGCCATCCGTTTCGAGGCGCCGGAAAAGGCGGGCTATGCCAAATTCGCCAACCCGGCCTCGCGTTACGCGCTGACCGGCGTCTTTGTCGCCAAGTTTGCGACCGGGGTGCGTGTCGCGGTGACGGGCGCCGGCTCGAACGGCGTCTTCCGCGTCGCAGAGATGGAGGCCGCGCTTGCGGCGTCCTGGTCGCCCGAATCGGTTGCCGGTGTGTCCGTCGATCCGGGCATGCTGATGTCGGATATGCATGCGACATCGGAATATCGCGCCAATCTGGTGCGCGTCATGGCCAAACGGGCCGTACAGGCCGCCTGA
- a CDS encoding xanthine dehydrogenase family protein molybdopterin-binding subunit — MGMEGIGARVARKEDKRFLTGKGRYTDDMIVPGMKFSYFVRSPHAHARITGIDASAAKAMPGVIDVLDGKQLQADGIGNLICGWMIHSKDGSPMKMGAWRPLAVDTVRYVGDAVAIVVADSAAEARDAAEAVIVDYEELPAVTTSLAALGEGAPQIHPEAPGNLIFDWQIGDGAATDAAIASAAHVTEIEILNNRLSPNPMEPRATLGIYDSAEDHFTCYTTSQNPHVARLVMSAFYNVAPENKLRVIAPDVGGGFGSKIYIYPEEIVCLWASKKTGVPVKWTSDRTEAFLTDAHGRDHVSKVKMAFDKDHRIIGLKVDTIANLGAYMSLFSSAVPTYLYATLLSGQYAIPAIHANVRTVYTNTVPVDAYRGAGRPEATYLLERTMETAARELGISPAELRRKNFIRSFPYQTPVIMNYDAGDYEASLSAAMAAADWDGFPARRAQSEAHGKKRGIGMSCYIEACGIAPSQAVGSLGAGVGLWESAEVRVNAVGTIEVLTGSHSHGQGHETTFAQLVADRLGVPIANVNIVHGDTDKVQMGMGTYGSRSGAVGMSAIVKALDKVEMKAKKIAAHLMEADESDIVIENGELKVAGTDKSLPWFQVALAAYTAHNLPAGMEPGLKEGAFYDPSNFTFPAGCYIAEVEIDPETGKTEILQFVAADDFGNIINPLIVEGQVHGGLAQGIGQALLEEVRYDEQTGQILTASYMDYAMPRADDLPSFTLSHQNTPCPGNPLGIKGCGEAGAIGSPPALMNAITDAIGINDLTMPATPLKVWSALQGSSMRMAAE, encoded by the coding sequence ATGGGCATGGAAGGTATTGGTGCACGCGTGGCCCGCAAGGAAGACAAGCGCTTCCTGACCGGCAAGGGCCGCTACACCGACGACATGATCGTTCCGGGTATGAAATTTTCCTATTTTGTCCGCAGCCCGCATGCTCATGCCAGGATCACCGGCATCGATGCATCGGCTGCGAAGGCCATGCCGGGCGTCATCGACGTGCTGGACGGCAAGCAGTTGCAGGCCGATGGTATCGGCAATCTCATCTGCGGCTGGATGATCCATTCAAAGGATGGCTCGCCGATGAAGATGGGCGCCTGGCGGCCGCTCGCCGTCGATACCGTGCGCTATGTCGGCGATGCGGTGGCGATCGTCGTGGCGGATTCGGCTGCCGAAGCACGCGATGCGGCGGAAGCCGTGATCGTCGATTACGAGGAACTGCCGGCGGTGACGACATCGCTTGCCGCCCTCGGTGAGGGTGCGCCGCAGATCCACCCGGAAGCGCCGGGCAACCTCATCTTCGACTGGCAGATCGGCGACGGCGCCGCAACCGACGCGGCGATCGCGTCGGCCGCGCATGTCACCGAGATTGAGATCCTGAACAATCGTCTGTCGCCGAACCCGATGGAGCCGCGCGCCACGCTCGGCATCTATGACAGCGCCGAGGATCACTTCACCTGCTACACCACCAGCCAGAACCCGCATGTGGCGCGTCTGGTGATGAGCGCCTTCTACAATGTCGCGCCGGAAAACAAGCTGCGCGTCATTGCCCCGGATGTCGGCGGCGGTTTCGGCTCGAAGATCTACATCTATCCGGAGGAGATCGTCTGTCTCTGGGCATCGAAGAAGACCGGCGTGCCGGTCAAGTGGACCTCGGATCGTACCGAAGCCTTTCTTACCGATGCGCATGGCCGCGACCATGTGTCGAAGGTGAAGATGGCCTTCGACAAGGACCACCGCATCATCGGCTTGAAGGTGGATACGATCGCCAATCTCGGCGCCTACATGTCGCTCTTCTCGTCGGCGGTGCCGACCTATCTCTACGCGACGCTTCTCTCTGGCCAATATGCCATCCCGGCCATCCACGCCAATGTCCGCACCGTCTATACCAATACGGTGCCGGTCGATGCCTATCGTGGCGCCGGCCGTCCGGAAGCCACCTATCTGCTGGAACGCACCATGGAGACGGCGGCGCGCGAACTCGGCATTTCGCCGGCGGAGCTTCGCCGCAAGAACTTCATCCGTAGCTTCCCCTACCAGACGCCGGTCATCATGAATTATGACGCCGGCGATTACGAAGCCTCGCTCTCGGCGGCCATGGCCGCGGCGGATTGGGATGGTTTCCCGGCCCGCCGGGCACAGTCCGAAGCGCACGGCAAGAAGCGCGGTATCGGCATGAGCTGCTATATCGAGGCGTGCGGGATTGCCCCGTCCCAGGCGGTCGGCTCGCTCGGCGCCGGTGTCGGCCTTTGGGAATCGGCGGAGGTGCGGGTCAATGCGGTCGGCACGATCGAAGTGCTCACCGGCTCGCACAGCCATGGCCAGGGCCATGAAACCACCTTCGCTCAGTTGGTGGCGGATCGCCTCGGCGTGCCGATCGCCAATGTCAACATCGTGCATGGCGATACCGACAAGGTACAGATGGGCATGGGCACCTATGGTTCGCGCTCCGGCGCCGTCGGCATGTCGGCCATCGTCAAGGCGCTCGACAAGGTGGAGATGAAGGCAAAGAAGATCGCCGCCCACCTGATGGAGGCCGATGAGAGCGACATTGTCATCGAAAACGGCGAGCTGAAGGTGGCCGGCACCGATAAGAGCCTGCCCTGGTTCCAGGTGGCGCTCGCCGCCTATACCGCCCACAACCTGCCGGCCGGCATGGAACCCGGCCTGAAGGAAGGCGCCTTCTACGACCCGTCCAACTTCACCTTCCCGGCCGGCTGTTACATCGCCGAGGTGGAAATCGACCCGGAAACCGGCAAGACCGAGATCCTGCAGTTTGTCGCGGCGGATGATTTCGGCAATATCATCAATCCGCTGATCGTCGAGGGGCAGGTGCATGGCGGGCTTGCCCAGGGGATCGGACAGGCGCTGCTGGAAGAGGTGCGCTACGACGAGCAGACGGGCCAGATCCTGACCGCGAGCTACATGGATTATGCCATGCCGCGCGCCGATGATCTGCCGTCGTTCACCCTGTCGCACCAGAACACGCCGTGCCCCGGCAATCCGCTCGGCATCAAGGGCTGCGGCGAAGCGGGCGCCATCGGTTCGCCGCCGGCGCTGATGAATGCGATCACCGATGCGATCGGCATCAATGATCTCACCATGCCGGCCACACCGCTCAAAGTCTGGAGCGCCCTGCAGGGCTCCTCCATGCGCATGGCCGCCGAATAA
- a CDS encoding (2Fe-2S)-binding protein, whose amino-acid sequence MAKVTLTVNGRTMSGECDDRTLLVHFIREKLGLTGTHVGCDTTQCGACVVHLDGRSVKSCSILAVQASGSTVTTIEGIAAQGELHPVQAAFNQHHGLQCGFCTPGMVMTAVDMIARHGGNLDEATVRHELEGNICRCTGYHNIVKAVLSANEEMHGAARQAAE is encoded by the coding sequence ATGGCGAAAGTGACGTTGACGGTGAACGGCCGGACGATGTCGGGCGAGTGCGACGACCGCACGCTGCTCGTGCATTTCATCCGGGAAAAGCTGGGGCTGACCGGCACGCATGTGGGGTGCGATACCACCCAGTGCGGCGCCTGTGTCGTGCACCTGGATGGCAGGTCTGTCAAAAGCTGTTCCATCCTAGCGGTGCAGGCCTCCGGCTCCACCGTCACGACGATCGAAGGTATCGCCGCCCAGGGCGAGCTGCATCCGGTGCAGGCCGCCTTCAACCAGCATCACGGCCTGCAATGCGGCTTCTGCACGCCCGGCATGGTGATGACCGCCGTCGATATGATCGCCCGCCACGGCGGCAATCTCGACGAGGCGACGGTGCGCCACGAACTGGAAGGCAATATCTGTCGGTGCACCGGCTATCACAACATCGTCAAGGCGGTGCTGTCGGCCAATGAAGAGATGCATGGGGCTGCACGGCAGGCCGCAGAGTGA
- a CDS encoding YMGG-like glycine zipper-containing protein: MKKALVLVVVGLTMAGCTQTERGAGIGAGTGAVIGGLATGNVRGAAVGAAVGGVSGALIGSVAEQPGQCYYRDRYGRRYIDNC; encoded by the coding sequence ATGAAAAAGGCTTTGGTGCTAGTGGTGGTCGGCCTGACGATGGCAGGCTGCACGCAGACGGAACGCGGCGCAGGGATCGGTGCCGGTACGGGCGCAGTGATCGGCGGTCTCGCAACGGGCAATGTCCGCGGCGCAGCGGTCGGTGCTGCTGTCGGCGGCGTCAGCGGCGCGCTCATTGGCTCCGTCGCCGAACAGCCGGGCCAGTGCTACTACCGTGACCGTTACGGCCGCCGCTACATCGACAACTGCTGA